A window from Spiroplasma endosymbiont of Aspidapion aeneum encodes these proteins:
- a CDS encoding DNA translocase FtsK, translating to MGNIDIDINDINKSLKNDTRTIALEIQKTKKKPNSNFFIIFGIVMFFLTIVSISRITIVGQALDDFLFSLPFGWLKYFIYLILIILNISIFFGVKFYFKKRFIAMIFSVFVVFCWNITSILIIVAWGTKNKDFVIGSAYSSESFNYIINSYCNYWKNHSLWDNYSGKWWITRFNTYSNAYAGGGIIGAFCSGIACYSSIFGNLFFSLFFLFIVLCWILTGDAFFLLKKKKYRRGRALRILSLTKDKKNNKKNNKKNRILNFVNIYGNNDGAKAEVYQSRMDYDLTIEMPRHLFREKEKYFDEEHTPEMYANGENISNIRQKVDVNSEIYESPFFKYGDRGYANINSDIDININNPNVNLRNRQNQGFINFDDSRVFAQEDNFIKKSKESEIQNENANFHNIPELNQINFNKNNKKQFYVPRRQTNSDFSHHSNNESETISYDILKKRDELSRQAELKPFGNKSHPDKNTITQVTLDSYEEREGDLFINTSSSVEEFVKTNRGDLDDEYIDIRDVQKKYFKEDNSKKLSVQKKYVIATNYSLPQNSILRNTIVDNSTLESAKIYARRQAESINTLFIKSKTDAKITNILIGPSVVKLEVSVGETGRVKDVLKLENDIKYSLATNNVIIQAPVEGKEAVGIEFPSNVILPVTFKEAMEKIPSNKSFVKLTFPIGKGVDNKWVFAQLEQTPHILIAGSTGSGKSVMVNSMICAFLMHAKPHEVKFLMIDPKRVELAYYENIPHLLTPVISDMSLAANALSSAVDEMERRYSLFNEKNVKHIEQYNSVTSERTKKLPYIVIVVDELADLMMSGAKKEVESSIQRLTQMARACGMHLIIATQRPSVDVITGIIKSNIPSRISFSVSSSVDSRTILDRTGGESLNGKGDMLYDINGIYGFSRAQGCYITDDEIKSIVDHTKNQASPVYDESFLSPPKGNSSLGNKHSSTDYSKDPLFKEVLNYVINQEATSTSDIQRRFKIGYNKAASFIDIFYDDGLVGEIGSGANQKRKVLVK from the coding sequence ATGGGCAATATTGATATAGATATAAACGATATTAATAAAAGTTTAAAAAATGATACTCGAACAATTGCTCTTGAAATACAAAAAACCAAAAAAAAACCAAATAGTAATTTCTTTATTATATTCGGAATTGTTATGTTTTTTTTAACAATCGTTAGTATTTCTAGAATTACAATCGTCGGTCAAGCTTTAGACGATTTTTTGTTTTCTTTACCATTTGGATGATTAAAATACTTTATATATTTAATTTTGATAATACTTAATATTTCAATATTTTTTGGTGTAAAATTTTATTTTAAAAAAAGATTTATTGCTATGATTTTTTCTGTTTTTGTAGTATTTTGCTGAAATATAACATCTATTCTAATTATTGTAGCATGAGGAACAAAGAACAAGGATTTTGTTATAGGTAGTGCCTATTCAAGTGAGAGTTTTAATTATATTATTAATAGTTATTGTAATTATTGGAAGAACCATTCTCTATGAGATAATTATAGTGGAAAATGATGAATAACAAGGTTTAATACATATTCTAATGCATATGCAGGTGGAGGTATCATTGGAGCGTTTTGTTCTGGAATTGCATGTTATTCTTCTATTTTTGGAAATCTTTTTTTCTCACTTTTCTTTTTATTTATTGTATTGTGCTGGATTTTAACTGGTGATGCATTTTTTCTACTTAAAAAGAAAAAATATCGTCGTGGAAGAGCTTTGAGAATTTTATCTTTAACTAAAGATAAAAAAAATAACAAAAAAAATAACAAAAAAAACAGAATATTAAATTTTGTAAATATTTATGGTAATAACGATGGCGCAAAAGCAGAGGTTTATCAATCTCGGATGGATTATGACTTAACAATAGAAATGCCTAGACATTTATTTAGAGAGAAGGAGAAATATTTTGATGAAGAACATACACCAGAAATGTATGCTAATGGTGAAAATATATCTAATATTCGTCAAAAAGTAGATGTAAACAGCGAAATTTATGAATCACCATTTTTTAAATATGGTGACCGCGGTTATGCTAATATTAATTCGGATATTGATATAAATATTAATAACCCCAATGTAAACTTAAGAAATCGTCAAAACCAGGGTTTTATTAATTTTGATGATAGTAGAGTTTTTGCACAAGAAGATAACTTTATAAAAAAATCAAAAGAGTCAGAAATTCAGAATGAAAATGCAAATTTTCATAATATACCAGAATTAAATCAAATCAATTTTAACAAAAATAATAAAAAACAATTTTATGTGCCAAGAAGACAAACCAATTCAGATTTTTCACATCATTCAAATAATGAATCAGAAACCATAAGTTATGATATTCTCAAAAAAAGGGATGAATTAAGTCGCCAAGCAGAGCTTAAACCATTTGGAAATAAATCACATCCGGATAAAAATACCATAACTCAAGTAACACTTGATAGTTACGAGGAAAGAGAAGGTGATTTATTTATTAATACAAGTTCTTCTGTTGAAGAGTTTGTTAAGACTAATCGCGGTGATTTAGATGATGAATATATAGATATTAGAGATGTTCAAAAAAAATATTTTAAAGAAGATAATTCTAAAAAATTAAGTGTTCAAAAAAAATATGTAATAGCTACTAATTATTCATTACCACAAAATTCTATTTTAAGGAATACAATTGTAGATAATTCTACACTTGAGTCTGCAAAAATTTATGCAAGACGCCAAGCGGAATCTATTAACACTTTGTTTATAAAATCTAAAACTGATGCTAAGATTACAAATATTCTCATTGGTCCTAGTGTTGTAAAGCTTGAGGTTTCTGTTGGAGAAACTGGAAGAGTAAAAGATGTTCTTAAATTGGAGAATGACATTAAATACTCTTTAGCAACAAATAATGTAATTATTCAGGCTCCGGTGGAGGGAAAAGAGGCCGTCGGAATAGAATTTCCATCTAATGTAATTTTGCCAGTTACCTTTAAAGAGGCAATGGAAAAAATTCCATCAAATAAAAGCTTTGTTAAATTAACTTTTCCAATTGGAAAGGGTGTTGATAACAAATGAGTTTTTGCACAATTAGAACAAACACCTCATATTCTAATTGCAGGTTCAACCGGAAGTGGTAAATCTGTTATGGTCAATTCTATGATTTGCGCTTTTCTAATGCATGCAAAACCTCACGAAGTTAAATTTTTAATGATAGACCCTAAAAGAGTAGAGTTGGCATATTATGAAAATATTCCACATCTTTTAACACCTGTTATTAGTGATATGTCATTAGCTGCAAATGCACTTAGTTCAGCTGTTGATGAAATGGAGAGAAGATATTCATTGTTTAATGAAAAAAATGTTAAGCACATTGAGCAGTATAATAGTGTTACTTCTGAAAGGACAAAAAAACTACCATACATTGTTATTGTGGTTGATGAGCTAGCAGACCTTATGATGTCTGGGGCAAAAAAAGAGGTTGAATCTTCAATTCAGAGACTAACACAAATGGCGAGAGCTTGTGGTATGCATTTAATAATTGCAACACAAAGACCATCGGTTGATGTTATTACTGGAATAATTAAGTCCAATATACCTTCAAGGATCTCATTTTCAGTTTCTTCTTCTGTAGATTCAAGAACAATACTTGATCGTACCGGGGGTGAATCGCTAAATGGTAAAGGGGATATGCTTTATGATATTAATGGAATTTATGGATTTAGTAGAGCGCAAGGGTGTTATATAACAGATGATGAGATTAAAAGTATTGTTGATCATACAAAGAATCAGGCAAGCCCTGTTTATGATGAAAGTTTTTTAAGTCCTCCGAAAGGAAATTCTAGTTTAGGTAATAAACATTCATCAACTGATTATTCAAAGGACCCATTATTTAAAGAGGTATTAAATTATGTTATCAATCAAGAAGCAACATCTACTTCAGATATTCAGAGAAGATTCAAAATAGGCTATAATAAAGCGGCGTCTTTTATAGATATATTTTATGATGATGGTCTTGTGGGAGAAATTGGATCAGGAGCAAATCAAAAAAGAAAAGTGTTAGTGAAATAA
- the rsgA gene encoding ribosome small subunit-dependent GTPase A: MIKCIEKGKDKFKNIRIELGDYLDVKKIDNSEYFLIEGIRDRRNLFYRPRIANVDQVFIIVALKQPNLNTLILNRYILLCKTMDVILILCFTKTDLDDNKEKISIAKCYEKLGYKCLFISNKNDKFFSTDFNNMFKNKITLFSGQSGSGKSTLINRIGNNLNIRTQDISKYLDSGKHTTTNSELYYLNNGYIADTPGFSKFQYDKIFPIDIARSLKIFLNLYCKFNDCLHINNTIECGVIKFFNDNIDLYFYKKDYDRIISELILQTKNRGDYG; the protein is encoded by the coding sequence ATGATTAAGTGCATTGAAAAAGGAAAAGATAAGTTTAAAAATATTAGAATAGAATTGGGAGACTACTTAGATGTCAAAAAAATAGATAACTCTGAATATTTTCTCATCGAAGGAATAAGAGATCGAAGAAATTTATTTTACAGACCAAGAATTGCAAATGTAGACCAAGTATTTATTATTGTTGCTTTAAAACAGCCAAATTTAAACACATTAATCCTTAATCGATATATATTATTATGTAAAACTATGGATGTAATATTAATTTTGTGTTTCACAAAGACAGATTTAGATGATAATAAAGAAAAAATATCTATTGCTAAATGTTATGAAAAGCTAGGTTATAAGTGTTTATTTATAAGTAATAAGAATGATAAATTTTTTTCAACTGATTTTAATAATATGTTCAAAAATAAAATAACTTTATTTTCTGGACAATCAGGAAGTGGGAAATCAACATTAATAAATAGAATAGGGAATAATCTAAATATTAGAACACAAGATATATCTAAATATTTAGATAGCGGAAAGCATACAACAACAAATAGTGAGCTCTATTATTTAAATAATGGATACATAGCAGATACTCCTGGTTTTTCAAAATTTCAATATGATAAGATTTTTCCTATTGATATTGCAAGATCATTAAAAATATTTTTAAATTTGTATTGTAAGTTTAATGATTGTTTACATATCAATAACACAATAGAGTGTGGAGTTATAAAGTTTTTTAATGATAACATAGATTTATATTTTTATAAAAAAGATTATGATAGAATCATATCAGAATTAATTTTACAAACTAAAAACAGGGGGGATTATGGATAA
- the rlmN gene encoding 23S rRNA (adenine(2503)-C(2))-methyltransferase RlmN, with the protein MLNIFDFTNEMLKEYLIKNDFKPFAADQIFDWVYKKWELDFNNMLNLSKKLREHLSNNFEVQILSTLKSEVSIDKTIKNLNLLTDKKTIETVLMQQEYGRSICVTTQVGCKMSCTFCASGLIKTERNLTTGEIVSQVYAMNLDLRKKFAQNPIDENKSVSHIVIMGIGEPFDNFENVINFIKIVNDPKALDIGIRHITVSTCGIVPKIFEFANLNMQVNLAISLHAPNNYIRNKLMPINKVYPIEKLIEAINYYIDKTNRRVTIEYILIEGINDSIDNAIELSNIIKGINCYVNLIPYNMVLENSYKKSRNILEFYNTLKSKKINVVIRKEYGSDINAACGQLRAKQEGVLVDEI; encoded by the coding sequence ATGTTAAATATATTTGACTTTACCAATGAAATGCTAAAAGAGTATTTAATTAAAAATGATTTTAAACCTTTTGCAGCAGATCAAATTTTTGATTGAGTGTATAAGAAATGAGAATTAGATTTCAATAATATGTTAAATTTAAGCAAGAAATTAAGAGAACATTTATCTAATAATTTTGAAGTTCAGATCTTAAGTACATTAAAAAGTGAAGTATCTATTGACAAAACAATTAAGAACCTAAATCTACTAACTGATAAAAAAACAATAGAAACAGTTTTAATGCAACAAGAATATGGAAGATCTATATGTGTGACAACCCAGGTTGGTTGTAAAATGAGTTGCACATTTTGTGCATCAGGTTTAATAAAAACTGAGAGAAATCTAACAACAGGAGAAATAGTTTCGCAAGTTTATGCAATGAATTTAGATTTGAGAAAAAAATTTGCCCAAAATCCAATTGATGAAAATAAATCTGTTAGTCACATTGTAATTATGGGTATTGGAGAACCATTTGATAATTTTGAGAACGTAATAAACTTTATTAAAATTGTGAATGATCCGAAAGCTTTGGATATTGGAATTCGCCATATTACAGTTTCAACTTGTGGAATTGTTCCAAAAATATTTGAGTTTGCCAACCTTAATATGCAAGTAAACTTAGCAATATCTCTACACGCGCCAAATAATTACATACGAAATAAACTTATGCCAATTAATAAGGTTTATCCAATTGAAAAACTTATAGAAGCAATTAACTATTATATTGATAAAACAAATCGCAGAGTGACGATTGAATATATATTGATAGAAGGAATTAATGATTCTATAGACAATGCTATTGAGTTATCAAATATCATTAAAGGTATAAATTGTTATGTAAATCTCATCCCATATAATATGGTATTGGAAAATAGTTATAAAAAATCAAGAAATATCTTAGAATTTTATAACACCTTAAAAAGTAAAAAAATCAACGTTGTGATCAGAAAAGAATATGGTTCTGATATCAATGCTGCATGTGGTCAGCTAAGAGCGAAACAAGAAGGAGTATTAGTTGATGAAATTTAG
- a CDS encoding serine/threonine-protein kinase → MEDVKQNDKTKKPIITNTQDELLPGTLIFDGKYRILGKIGDGGMATVYKAVRNIDNEIVAIKLNKANFRTEREYESFVSNFRNEVNNIASLNNLSKYVIKLYDWDVNKNSMWLIVLEYVGGGTLNDLLKGLSVFSLKEMQYYFGQIIDALIVAHKNGIIHRDIKPENIFLTEIGEVRLGDFGISFTSENSKEAKKKIGTPKFMPPELISNASASKQSDIYSLGVVMYIAATGTAPFVTSKTSEKGREDLFIKHVSQSPIRPSSVNPDIPNKLSNLILKMIEKSPNDRPASMEYVYRELMSPDVNLTAKLYHYKGRRKFFLDQTEPKQKWKSQRAIGYSESRPYYLRFRFIILWFGIFFLTFSFLILALVFAVIK, encoded by the coding sequence ATGGAAGATGTAAAACAAAATGATAAAACTAAAAAACCTATTATTACTAATACACAAGATGAATTGTTACCTGGAACATTAATTTTTGATGGTAAATATAGAATCTTGGGAAAAATCGGTGATGGTGGTATGGCCACAGTTTACAAGGCTGTAAGAAATATTGACAATGAAATCGTTGCAATAAAATTGAATAAAGCGAATTTTAGAACAGAGAGAGAGTATGAAAGTTTTGTTTCTAATTTTAGAAACGAAGTTAACAACATTGCATCTTTAAACAATCTTTCAAAATACGTTATTAAATTGTATGATTGGGATGTTAATAAAAATTCAATGTGACTTATTGTTCTTGAATATGTTGGTGGTGGAACACTAAATGATTTACTAAAGGGTTTAAGTGTATTCTCATTAAAAGAAATGCAATATTATTTTGGCCAAATAATTGATGCATTAATCGTGGCACATAAAAATGGTATTATTCATAGAGATATAAAACCTGAGAATATTTTTCTAACAGAAATTGGAGAAGTTCGTCTAGGGGATTTTGGTATATCATTTACTAGTGAAAATTCAAAGGAAGCAAAAAAGAAAATAGGGACTCCAAAATTTATGCCCCCAGAATTGATATCAAATGCAAGTGCCTCAAAGCAAAGTGATATTTATTCATTAGGTGTTGTTATGTATATTGCAGCAACTGGTACAGCTCCATTTGTAACTTCAAAAACTAGTGAGAAGGGTCGTGAAGATCTTTTTATAAAACATGTATCGCAATCTCCTATTAGACCTTCGAGTGTTAATCCTGATATACCGAATAAATTATCAAATTTAATTCTAAAAATGATAGAAAAATCTCCTAATGATAGACCAGCAAGCATGGAATATGTATATCGCGAGTTAATGTCGCCAGATGTAAACCTGACTGCTAAATTATATCATTACAAAGGAAGAAGAAAATTCTTTTTAGACCAGACAGAACCAAAACAAAAATGAAAAAGTCAGAGAGCAATTGGTTATAGCGAATCTAGGCCATACTATTTAAGATTTAGATTTATAATTTTATGATTTGGCATATTTTTTCTTACATTTTCATTTTTAATTTTAGCATTAGTTTTTGCGGTTATTAAATAA
- a CDS encoding PP2C family protein-serine/threonine phosphatase has translation MKFSFTKITDIGNYRKQNQDNLEFYTNKNDDALAIVCDGMGGHAKGEIASKIAVENFGKIFKKSSFTGLTKNEINRWLRATISEVLNDMVDYANLHPQTKDMGTTLTAVLFTGGFAYVVNIGDSRTYKLVEDRLYQVTQDQNLMNSTTPDEKEDIKMSGLYGYTNDVTFWKVLTSALGPNKTLKIDTYFIDQPYGLYMLTTDGVHDYIDDKIALVTLKNDTIKLKEKAKMLVEDAKDNGSTDNLSILMVNVTN, from the coding sequence ATGAAATTTAGTTTTACAAAGATCACAGATATTGGAAATTATCGAAAACAAAACCAAGACAATTTAGAGTTTTATACAAATAAAAATGATGATGCTTTGGCGATAGTTTGTGATGGTATGGGTGGACATGCAAAGGGCGAAATTGCTTCAAAAATAGCTGTTGAAAATTTTGGAAAAATATTTAAAAAATCATCATTTACTGGATTGACAAAAAATGAAATTAACAGATGATTAAGAGCGACAATAAGCGAAGTCCTCAATGATATGGTTGATTACGCCAATTTACACCCACAAACAAAAGATATGGGTACAACCCTAACTGCTGTTTTGTTTACTGGTGGTTTTGCTTATGTGGTAAATATAGGTGATTCTAGGACATATAAATTAGTTGAAGATCGATTATATCAAGTAACCCAAGATCAAAATCTAATGAATTCAACAACCCCAGATGAAAAGGAAGATATTAAAATGTCTGGTTTGTACGGTTATACAAATGATGTTACTTTTTGAAAAGTATTAACGTCTGCTCTTGGACCAAATAAAACATTAAAAATAGATACATATTTTATTGACCAGCCATATGGTTTGTATATGCTAACCACTGATGGTGTTCACGATTATATAGATGATAAGATAGCATTGGTCACATTAAAAAATGATACAATTAAATTGAAAGAAAAAGCAAAAATGTTGGTAGAAGATGCAAAGGATAACGGTTCCACAGATAACCTTTCTATTCTAATGGTCAATGTTACTAATTAA
- a CDS encoding ribulose-phosphate 3-epimerase, which produces MDNIACSILKANFLNLKETLNTLKDSMIRWIHYDVMDNHFVPNLSFGPWILENISNNFDFFLDVHLMVKIEGDIESYLCKYLIKNVKQISIHIESLNHQQILQTISLCNKNNILLSLAINPNTPINTLFPYINDLNNILIMSVEPGFGGQKFNKIVCEKIKKLCKMRKECNYKYKLQVDGGVNGENIANIFSLGVDWVVVGSWFTDNILQIKDKVKSIG; this is translated from the coding sequence ATGGATAATATTGCGTGTAGTATATTAAAAGCCAATTTCTTAAATCTTAAGGAAACCTTAAACACTCTAAAAGATTCTATGATTCGTTGAATCCACTATGATGTTATGGATAATCATTTTGTTCCCAATTTAAGTTTTGGTCCATGAATATTGGAAAATATCTCCAACAATTTTGATTTTTTTTTAGATGTTCACCTTATGGTTAAAATAGAGGGGGATATAGAATCTTATTTATGTAAATATTTAATTAAAAATGTAAAACAAATATCTATCCATATTGAATCCTTAAATCATCAACAAATTTTGCAAACTATTTCTCTTTGCAATAAAAATAACATTTTGCTTTCGCTTGCTATAAATCCAAATACTCCAATAAATACATTATTTCCCTATATTAATGACTTAAATAATATTTTGATTATGTCTGTAGAGCCTGGATTTGGAGGGCAAAAATTTAATAAAATTGTTTGTGAAAAAATCAAAAAATTATGCAAAATGAGAAAAGAATGTAATTACAAATATAAATTGCAGGTAGATGGAGGGGTAAACGGAGAAAATATAGCAAATATATTTTCACTCGGAGTTGACTGGGTTGTTGTTGGAAGTTGATTCACTGATAATATTTTACAAATTAAAGATAAGGTGAAATCTATTGGATAA